The Spirosoma radiotolerans genome has a window encoding:
- a CDS encoding SusC/RagA family TonB-linked outer membrane protein, translated as MKKHLLPRRMLGRLLKTSSTQLLLAFTCVSFTYANNSFERNPYVNHPEIRADRTLTGRVTDEKDEALPGVSVILKGSQRGTVTDADGRYKLDVPDNGSTLVFSFVGYLSQEVRIGNQTAVDISLKADSKVLDEIVVIGYGTTKKSDLTGAVSGVKEAQLQERPAPSLNQALSGRMPGVQVNTNSGRPGGRTTIRIRGFSSINSSNNPLYVVDGVMLPQGTGDQFSNPIDYINPNDIVNVEVLKDASSTAIYGARGANGVILVSTRKGKAGESRVTYDSQFSVNTIGPNKPKVLNAKEYLATEDLAYANMAKYDPVGWAAGKWSYLDPKVRRTAFSAAHPGVFDANLNPLYDTDWFKESSQNKLSQNHQLGFSGGNERTQYSLSLNYRDDQGLIKTSYMKRYSGRFSIDDQVKSWLKIGGTMSYNYQTENLVDINDAVARQIVEDFPFLPVRYPDTGVFAENRDYPYAEGTMSSVHRLMDRKYIQNTQTILGSLFTNITFGKGLEMRTVLGTNIQTQEINQSQTRTLNIGNNGNASTNSNRQNFWSLENYLTYNKQIGQDHSFTGLLGLSWQETNTFGFGASVSGFATDYFTYNNLGAGAINPSVSSGATRFAFNSYFGRINYGYKNKYLFTATGRADGSSKFGENHKFAFFPSAALAWRISEEDFLKGNSLISNLKLRTSYGLTGNSEIPPYSSLSLLSSNYATIYNDTKVSGTGINRLANPDLRWEKTAQTDVGLEIGLFKGRVTLEADYYYRLTTDMLLDAPVPRTSGYATIRRNVGSMENKGFEFGLNTVNISRGQFSWNTTFNISLNRNKVLSLATPSDIFNVGGPNFTNPTNIIRVGEAVGSFWGLTRAGVWSEAEREEAAKFTSYRNGLTILPGDIKYLDVNGDKAITDADRSIIGNGSPKGWGAMTNNIRFGNFDATLELQYMFGNKVMLMNLHASEDRQALANSYASVLGAWTPTNQGSQIAEVRDTRAGYVTNVDSHWIKDGSFLRGKNLLFGYTLPVAVTNKLKLSRLRVYVSSQNFFLLLKDPIVGDPEVTPTNQGTDNSAFSQGMIWHNYPKPTTYLLGLQIGL; from the coding sequence ATGAAGAAACACTTACTTCCCCGACGAATGCTGGGCAGACTATTAAAAACATCAAGTACTCAATTGCTGCTGGCATTTACCTGTGTTAGTTTTACCTATGCAAACAACTCGTTTGAGCGGAATCCCTACGTAAATCATCCCGAAATCCGTGCTGACAGAACCCTCACCGGTCGAGTTACGGATGAAAAAGATGAAGCCCTACCCGGTGTTAGTGTTATTCTAAAAGGAAGCCAACGCGGAACGGTTACAGATGCTGATGGTCGTTATAAATTAGACGTACCCGACAATGGCTCGACCCTTGTGTTTTCATTTGTTGGGTATCTCTCGCAGGAAGTGCGTATCGGCAACCAAACAGCGGTCGATATCAGCCTGAAAGCAGACAGCAAAGTACTCGACGAGATTGTGGTTATTGGGTATGGTACCACGAAGAAATCAGACCTTACCGGAGCCGTATCTGGCGTTAAAGAAGCGCAGTTGCAGGAACGGCCTGCCCCATCGCTGAACCAGGCGCTCTCGGGTCGGATGCCGGGTGTGCAGGTAAACACCAACTCGGGTCGTCCTGGTGGTCGTACAACTATCCGCATTCGGGGTTTTAGCTCCATCAACTCGTCGAACAACCCACTTTATGTGGTCGATGGCGTTATGCTTCCACAGGGTACCGGCGATCAGTTCAGTAACCCAATCGACTACATTAACCCGAATGACATTGTCAACGTTGAGGTACTGAAAGATGCCTCATCGACGGCTATTTATGGCGCACGTGGAGCCAACGGCGTTATCCTGGTATCGACTCGTAAAGGGAAAGCCGGTGAAAGCCGCGTTACCTACGATAGCCAGTTCAGCGTAAACACCATCGGTCCAAACAAACCAAAAGTTCTGAACGCAAAAGAATACTTAGCTACTGAGGATCTGGCGTATGCCAATATGGCGAAATACGATCCCGTCGGCTGGGCAGCTGGCAAATGGTCTTACCTGGACCCCAAGGTTCGGCGGACGGCTTTTAGCGCAGCGCATCCGGGCGTTTTCGATGCAAACCTGAACCCATTATACGATACCGACTGGTTCAAAGAATCGTCACAGAACAAATTATCGCAAAATCACCAGTTAGGCTTTAGTGGTGGTAATGAACGGACACAGTATTCACTTTCGCTAAACTATCGGGATGATCAGGGTCTGATCAAAACGTCGTACATGAAACGGTACTCGGGCCGCTTCTCGATTGACGATCAGGTGAAAAGCTGGCTGAAAATTGGCGGTACGATGAGCTACAACTACCAGACGGAAAACCTGGTGGATATCAATGACGCTGTAGCCCGGCAAATTGTGGAAGACTTTCCGTTCCTGCCCGTTCGGTACCCCGACACAGGTGTGTTCGCTGAAAACCGCGATTATCCATACGCTGAAGGTACGATGAGTTCGGTTCACCGCCTGATGGATCGCAAATACATCCAGAATACCCAAACGATTCTGGGTAGCCTGTTCACGAACATCACGTTTGGAAAAGGGCTGGAAATGCGCACCGTTTTGGGTACGAACATTCAAACCCAGGAAATCAACCAGTCGCAAACCCGTACCCTGAACATTGGCAACAACGGTAACGCATCGACCAATAGTAACCGGCAGAATTTCTGGTCGTTGGAAAACTACCTGACTTATAATAAGCAGATCGGTCAGGACCATTCGTTTACGGGCTTATTGGGTCTATCCTGGCAGGAAACCAACACATTTGGCTTTGGTGCCAGTGTGAGTGGATTCGCTACCGACTACTTTACCTACAATAACTTAGGGGCTGGCGCGATCAACCCATCAGTTAGCTCGGGGGCAACGCGGTTTGCGTTCAACTCCTATTTTGGCCGGATCAACTATGGTTACAAGAATAAGTACCTGTTCACCGCAACCGGACGTGCCGATGGCTCATCGAAGTTCGGTGAAAACCACAAATTTGCTTTCTTCCCTTCGGCAGCTTTAGCCTGGCGTATATCGGAAGAAGACTTCCTGAAAGGCAACTCGCTGATTTCAAACCTGAAACTACGGACTAGCTATGGCTTAACAGGTAACTCTGAAATTCCGCCTTATTCGTCATTATCGCTGCTGAGCTCAAACTATGCCACCATTTACAACGATACTAAAGTGAGTGGAACGGGCATCAACCGTCTGGCCAACCCTGATCTTCGTTGGGAGAAAACGGCGCAAACCGATGTAGGTCTGGAAATTGGTCTGTTCAAAGGCCGCGTGACGTTAGAAGCGGATTACTACTACCGCCTGACCACCGACATGCTGCTCGATGCTCCGGTTCCACGTACCAGCGGTTACGCTACGATTCGCCGGAACGTCGGTTCGATGGAAAACAAAGGGTTCGAATTTGGTCTGAACACGGTGAACATCAGCCGGGGTCAGTTTAGCTGGAACACAACGTTCAATATTTCGCTCAATAGAAATAAAGTTTTATCGCTGGCAACGCCTTCCGACATCTTCAACGTGGGTGGTCCTAACTTCACCAACCCAACGAACATAATCCGGGTCGGCGAAGCGGTGGGTTCGTTCTGGGGTTTAACCCGTGCAGGTGTATGGAGTGAAGCAGAGCGCGAGGAAGCGGCCAAGTTTACCAGCTATCGCAACGGCCTGACTATTCTGCCCGGCGACATCAAATACTTGGACGTAAATGGCGACAAAGCCATCACGGATGCTGACCGTAGTATCATCGGTAACGGTAGCCCTAAAGGCTGGGGTGCCATGACAAACAACATCCGGTTCGGTAACTTCGATGCCACCCTTGAACTCCAGTATATGTTCGGCAACAAAGTTATGTTGATGAACCTCCACGCCAGCGAAGACCGGCAGGCTCTGGCTAACAGCTACGCATCTGTGCTGGGTGCCTGGACGCCTACCAACCAAGGCAGCCAGATTGCCGAAGTACGGGATACGCGGGCTGGTTATGTGACCAACGTAGACAGTCACTGGATCAAGGATGGCTCATTCCTGCGTGGCAAAAACCTGCTGTTCGGCTATACGCTCCCAGTTGCCGTAACGAACAAGCTTAAGTTGAGCCGCTTGCGCGTGTATGTTTCTTCGCAAAACTTTTTCCTTCTCTTGAAAGATCCAATCGTTGGCGATCCTGAAGTAACACCAACCAACCAGGGAACGGACAACAGTGCTTTCTCGCAAGGCATGATCTGGCACAACTATCCAAAACCAACCACGTATCTGCTTGGTCTCCAGATTGGATTGTAG
- a CDS encoding RagB/SusD family nutrient uptake outer membrane protein: MRHTLVKHISRALLCGFALTGPIGCTDFLTEQAPSNLTTTNFYTIPDHAEAALASVYASLRFMGDDAGIFSSNWQLLEALTGTSTTETAQNSDLNNLYSLVHDGNTGHVVNYWNGLYRVIANANQLLDKVPGITPMDAAQKTKILGEARFLRASAYFTAVQLWGDIPLVTKPQSAASADFLPARASKEDVYKLIVEDLTAAEASGLAWMDASGRANLAAVKTQLAKVYLTMAGFPLSKGASHYKLAADKALEVITYANANPSLINLFTTYEDVHRESTKNRVEHLFMLQYNTLVAGNPMNNFYPNFKPVTYNGPGGTGSSVPTPAFYNSYEKGDLRAKDQAGYFYTTYYTNGNGAPFDLGAPYVFKHFNRTANGTAGVAGSRQNNLNVPQIRYAETLLIYAEAQNEVGGPTQAAYDAFKRIRDRATLTTPALGSYTQATFREAVWRERWHELCYEQITWFDMVRLRKVYNEKTNGFDNFVGHVNLSSNQALQEKHLLLPLPKQELLNNPNLKTQNPGYPGV; the protein is encoded by the coding sequence ATGAGACATACACTCGTAAAACATATAAGCCGGGCCTTGCTATGCGGATTTGCCCTAACCGGCCCGATTGGCTGTACGGATTTCCTAACTGAACAAGCCCCGTCGAACTTAACGACGACCAACTTCTATACCATTCCAGACCACGCCGAAGCGGCTCTGGCGTCGGTATACGCCAGCCTGCGGTTTATGGGCGACGATGCTGGTATTTTCTCCAGCAACTGGCAGCTACTGGAAGCGCTGACGGGTACATCCACAACGGAGACCGCGCAAAACTCCGACCTGAACAACCTGTATTCGCTGGTGCACGATGGCAATACAGGGCACGTGGTCAATTACTGGAACGGCCTGTATCGGGTCATTGCCAACGCGAACCAGTTGCTTGACAAAGTGCCGGGTATTACACCGATGGATGCGGCTCAGAAAACCAAAATTCTGGGCGAAGCCCGGTTCCTGCGCGCTTCCGCTTACTTCACTGCCGTTCAGCTATGGGGCGATATTCCGCTGGTTACGAAGCCCCAATCAGCGGCTTCGGCGGATTTTTTGCCCGCTCGTGCGTCTAAAGAAGATGTCTACAAACTGATCGTTGAAGACCTGACTGCTGCTGAAGCATCGGGTCTGGCCTGGATGGATGCAAGTGGTCGGGCCAACCTGGCTGCGGTAAAAACACAACTCGCCAAAGTTTACCTGACGATGGCCGGGTTCCCGCTTAGCAAAGGTGCATCGCATTACAAACTAGCCGCCGACAAAGCCCTGGAGGTAATCACGTATGCCAATGCAAACCCATCGCTGATCAACCTGTTTACGACTTACGAAGACGTTCACCGCGAGAGCACGAAGAACCGGGTAGAACACCTGTTTATGCTCCAGTATAACACGCTGGTGGCCGGAAATCCGATGAATAACTTCTATCCGAACTTTAAGCCGGTTACCTACAACGGTCCGGGAGGAACGGGTAGTTCGGTACCCACCCCAGCCTTCTATAACTCCTACGAAAAGGGAGATCTTCGGGCGAAGGACCAGGCGGGGTATTTCTACACTACGTACTATACCAACGGGAATGGTGCCCCTTTTGATCTGGGCGCGCCTTATGTGTTCAAACACTTCAACCGTACGGCCAACGGAACGGCGGGTGTTGCGGGTTCACGTCAGAACAACCTGAACGTACCCCAGATCCGGTATGCCGAAACGCTGCTGATCTACGCTGAAGCGCAAAACGAAGTAGGTGGACCTACACAAGCGGCTTACGATGCCTTCAAACGAATTCGTGATCGGGCTACGTTGACGACACCCGCTCTGGGTTCCTATACGCAGGCAACCTTCCGCGAAGCCGTTTGGCGGGAACGGTGGCACGAACTGTGTTACGAACAGATTACCTGGTTTGACATGGTACGCCTGCGGAAAGTGTACAACGAAAAAACCAACGGATTCGACAATTTTGTTGGTCACGTCAATCTAAGCTCGAATCAGGCGTTGCAGGAGAAACACCTGCTGCTGCCCCTGCCGAAACAGGAGCTGTTGAATAACCCTAATCTGAAAACTCAGAACCCAGGTTATCCAGGCGTCTAA
- a CDS encoding AraC family transcriptional regulator: MKLQFEKIEPEAGSSFKVMHHTAPETCRVYWHYHPEYEIVYIPGGNGQRRVGTNVSRYELGELVFIGPNLPHLNFSYGKEGQFEEIVVQMRDDFMGDAFLQKPELATVRRLFERAHRGLTFGIETKKNVGPLLAKLPEQIPFERLITLLQILQYLANAPDAEALHADGVRFDLNPKEQERINRICQYVEQHYTELIDIRAVSDLASLTVPAFCRYFKRMTQFTFTDFVNEYRVNQARRLLHSARTVADVGTAVGFNNLSHFNKTFLAITGQTPSAYRKMLSGQYLSTKHVADARIKKPIRL; encoded by the coding sequence ATGAAACTTCAATTTGAAAAAATAGAACCCGAAGCGGGAAGTTCATTCAAGGTAATGCACCATACAGCGCCCGAAACCTGTAGGGTATACTGGCACTATCATCCTGAATATGAAATTGTTTACATACCGGGTGGGAATGGCCAGCGACGGGTGGGCACAAACGTGTCACGATATGAATTGGGCGAATTGGTGTTTATCGGACCAAACTTACCTCACCTGAACTTTAGCTACGGAAAAGAAGGCCAGTTTGAAGAAATCGTCGTGCAGATGCGTGATGATTTTATGGGGGACGCTTTTTTGCAAAAGCCAGAGCTGGCTACCGTTCGGCGGTTATTTGAGCGGGCGCATAGGGGCCTCACCTTTGGTATCGAGACTAAAAAAAACGTGGGGCCTTTGTTAGCGAAATTACCGGAGCAGATTCCCTTTGAGCGACTAATAACCCTGCTGCAAATTTTGCAATACCTGGCGAATGCGCCGGACGCCGAAGCACTCCACGCCGATGGTGTGCGGTTCGATCTTAATCCTAAAGAGCAGGAGCGAATTAACCGGATATGCCAGTATGTCGAACAACACTATACGGAACTAATTGATATACGCGCTGTATCTGACTTGGCCAGCTTGACTGTACCCGCCTTTTGTCGGTATTTTAAACGAATGACTCAATTCACGTTTACCGATTTTGTAAATGAATATCGTGTCAATCAGGCACGTCGGTTGCTGCACTCCGCCCGCACAGTAGCCGATGTAGGAACGGCTGTTGGGTTTAACAACCTGTCGCACTTCAACAAGACATTCCTGGCGATAACGGGCCAAACGCCAAGTGCTTATCGAAAAATGCTTAGTGGGCAGTACCTTTCAACCAAACACGTTGCGGATGCACGTATAAAAAAACCGATAAGGCTATGA
- the msrA gene encoding peptide-methionine (S)-S-oxide reductase MsrA, translating to MKRIHLLALSLLLLAGCAQGQSKDTSPAKLPALKNGEAVATFAGGCFWALEEGMNQLKGVREVISGYAGGNVKDPTYEQVGTDVTGHAESVQVYYDPKVISYAQLLDAFFAGHDPTTLNRQGPDVGRDYRSVAFYRTPAEKAEILAAIKRTNESKHYANPVVTEVTPITVFYPAENYHQNYFALHPDQPYIQRVSLPKVEKLRKAMAGHLKNNTALTMND from the coding sequence ATGAAACGAATTCACTTGTTGGCGCTCAGTCTGCTTTTGCTCGCCGGTTGTGCACAAGGCCAATCGAAAGACACCTCACCCGCCAAGCTTCCTGCTCTGAAAAACGGAGAGGCTGTTGCTACCTTTGCCGGTGGCTGTTTCTGGGCCCTGGAAGAAGGTATGAACCAGCTTAAAGGGGTTCGCGAAGTTATTTCCGGCTACGCTGGCGGCAACGTGAAAGACCCAACCTACGAACAAGTTGGCACCGATGTAACGGGTCACGCCGAATCGGTTCAAGTCTATTACGATCCGAAAGTAATTAGCTATGCCCAATTACTCGATGCCTTTTTTGCCGGTCATGACCCCACCACACTAAACCGTCAGGGGCCCGATGTAGGCCGTGACTATCGCTCAGTTGCCTTCTATCGGACACCGGCCGAAAAAGCTGAAATTCTGGCCGCCATCAAGCGCACCAACGAGTCGAAGCACTACGCGAATCCGGTTGTTACGGAAGTAACACCAATCACCGTTTTCTACCCCGCGGAAAACTACCACCAGAATTATTTTGCTCTGCACCCAGACCAGCCTTACATTCAGCGAGTATCATTGCCCAAAGTTGAGAAACTCCGGAAAGCAATGGCAGGTCACCTCAAAAATAATACAGCGTTGACAATGAATGATTAG